The DNA window AGTCCTCACAGCAACACAAGGGCTCCAAAGGAGAGCGTGGGTGGTGAAGTAAAGCAGATCGGGACAGACCAagccctggcagtgctgctgtgccaggatTCTTCTTTCCTCCACCTCTGTGCAGAGCCAATTGCCCCTGCAGATCCACCACAGGTATCTGAGAAAGGATCTCAGGCAAGCAAGTCACTGCAGGTTCCATCCTTTTATTTCAATACATCTTAATTGCCCTTTAAATACACCTTGTTTCAGAGCCATATGAGATAACAGATACATAAatagaaggggaaaagaaaagatatttttcatgaaCACATATATCACAAgttatgcaaaaagaaaaaaaaaatcttgtcctTTAATTAGTTATATTAGGAGTGATATGCAGAAGACAGGCAGTTTATTGGTTCTGAAAAACATTCAATTATCAGTTTCCATACtgcatccttgagctcctggttcctcatgctgtagatgagggggttcactgctggaggcaccaccgagtacagaactgctaGCAAAAGAttcagggaggaggaggacatgGAGGGAGACTTCAGGTAGGCAAATGTGGCAGTGCTGAtgaacagggagaccacagccaggtgagggaggcatgtggaaaaggctttgtgccgtccgTGGTATGATGgtatcctcagcacagccctgaagatctgcacataggacagcacaaggaaaataaaacaaccaaataaTAAACAAGCACTAACCACAAGAAGCCCAATTTCCTGGAGGTAgacatctgagcaggagagcttgaggatctggggaatttcacagaagaactggtccagggtattgccttggcagagggggagggaaaaggtattggcagtgtgcagcacagcatagAGAAAAgtactgccccaggcagctgctgccatgttgACACAAGTTCTGCTGGTCATTATTGTCCCATAGTGCAggggtttgcagatggcaatgtagcggtcataggacatgattgtgagaagaaaaaactctGCTGTGACAAAGACAGCAAACATAAAGATCTGGGTAGCACAACCGAAGAAGGAAATGGTtgtggtgtcccagagggaattggccatggctttggggacagtggtGGTAATAGTacccaggtcgaggagggcgaggttgaggaggaagaagtacatgggggtgtggaggcggtggtcacAGGCTacggctgtgaggatgaggccgttgcccaggagggcagccaggtagatgcccaggaagagcccgaagtgcaggagctgcagctcgcgtgtgtctgcgaatggcaggaggaggaactcgtcGGGGAAGCTCCTGTTGGACATTTGATGCCTCTGCACATGTGGACCTGTCCATGGAGGAACAGACAGAGACATTTTAGACTCCTCTGAGGTTAACTTATATTTCAAGGAAAGCTCCTCAGAAAGACACAGTGCCACTTACTTGTGAGGAGGACGTTCTCCTTCCTGGAGCTCTGGGTTTTGCTGCCTAAGAGTTCCATAGGTACCAGACAGATCCTTGTTAGATTCAGGAGGAGTCAGTACTGCCTTATAGTATCTGGTAAAGAGCACCAGAGACGGATCTCAGGTGCCCATTTTGCTGACATAGCCTGTGCTATTTGTACAGGTGTTAAGTGAAATTAGGAGGTTCTTCACAAACATACAAATCTATTTCACTGTAAGGTTCTAGGATCTTCACTCCATTCTAAAAACCTGATAATTCCTTATCATCCTCATAACTGTCCCTCACGGCAGGAAAGTGAAAGCAGAGTTCTGAGAGTGCCTTCCCTTCAGGTAGCCCCTGCCTTGGTCTTCCTTAACAATAAAGCCCCAGAGATGCCGTGGGGGTTCGgtggagctgtgagcagcctcCCCAGTACTGTGGTTAACCCAGCTGACatctaagcaccacacagctatTTGCTCATCCTCCCACCttcctctctgggatgggggagagaaacaggaaaattgagataaagacagtttattaagacaggaatataataataataatgataatagcactactactaataatatgtacaaaacaaATGATGTACAATGCTGTACACACGGACTGATGTCCAGACTATCCCCGAGCaaccagcccccccaccccggccagccacccctatatattgtttagcatgacatcagatggtatggaatacccctttggccagttggggtcagctgtcctgggtctgtcccctcccagctcctgctgcacccctagcctgcctgctggcagggcagagcaagaagctgaaaagtccttgacttagtgtaagcactactctgcaacaattaatacatcagtgtgttatcaagGCTATTCTCATCccaatccaaaacatagcaccctacgagctactaggaggaaaattaactcgatcctagctgaaaccaggacacccaGGAAGTAGACTCCCACCatcagcaggaccctgccctgccctgtcctgccTTGCTCCGGGGACTCCttccacccacagcttctccccgcagcaccctgggcagctccccgggcaggctgagtgctgagcctggcaggcggcagaggccctgccccggcacacagcccctggggcacagcagggaccctgctctgcaccacagccctggccacccctgcctgcaccccagcTGTGTAGCCTGCGGCCAACCCCGCGAGAAGGAACCCTCATGTCCTGTTCTTCTGACAGAATAGGTACGTAATTATTGATCCAGGGAACATCCCTGTCCTCCACACTATAGAAGCCAGCAAGCCCCTGTGACTTGTCCTATCGGCTGTGGGAAGTGGCAGCTGTAGAAGAACCCTCTAGGATACTGTATCTGCCTGCTCTCCCACGGACCCTTACCATGTTAGAGCTCCATGTTACAGCTGTGAAGATTTCTCCCGCAGTGAACTCTCAGCATCCCCCCTCCACACTGCCTTtaacatctccctcccttctctcagccgcccttgtcccctgcaggcagtgtccccagccctgctgagctgggcagaggagctgctcctgcagcaccctgggcagctccctgggcagggtaagtgctgagcctggcaggcggcagaggccctgccccagcacacagcccctggggcacagcagggaccctgctctgcaccacagccctggccactcctgcctgcaccctgcctgcacagcctgcagccagcccagtGAGAAGGAACCCTTCCTGTCCCTCTGAAATCTTTAGAAGGTAATCATTGGTACAAGGAATATCCCCATCCTCTGCACTAGAGATGCCAGGGCAGCCCCTGTGACAAGTCCTCTCAGCCACGGGAAGAGGCAGCTCTAGAAGTACCCTCTAGGATACTGCATCTGCCTGCACTCAGACACTTACCCTGTTCAGGGCTGTGAAGATTTCTCCCGCAGTGAGCTctcagcagcccccctccacactgcctttaacatctccctcccttctctcagccgcccttgtcccctgcacgcagtgcccccagccctgctgcgctgtgcagaggagctgctcctgggcagagctgtctctctgcagcgctgcccgcttgccaggagctccccttggtcccaggagcccggcccagctcagcagcacagggagctcttGACACGAGGGAACTCCAGGGAACTGATTTTGAATCAGGCTGAAGCAATCCCTGATGTTCGCTCTCAGCTGGGGAGAGACAGCTACTTCCAGCAGTGTCATTTCTCCTGTCAGGAGAAGTTTCATCAAAGAATCACCTTGTCCTCTTCCACTTTTAGGTAAGACACCCAGAATGTGACTGACAGGAATCACATTTTCCCAAGTTGAGGGAAGTGATCACAGTGAGTCAATTGATGCATCTCATTCTGAGTTCAATGACCTAGGGCTGAAATGGGGCCCAGAAACTTCCATATCAGCCACAAACCCACACAATTTGGGATTTCTCTCGCCTCTGTTCAGATATGTACAAAATACTCTAGGCTAAGCTCCCTCGGTAATTACAGGAGACAGAGAAGAGCAGTGAGTTGTTCAAATGCAAACACCATTTGACATTTGAGGTGCCATACGTTGCGCAGGTTAGCATTCATTAGAACTTCAGAGATTGGGAATATAGGGATTGGCATTTTGTCAGTGTCTACTGCCTAAAAATGTTGCCTTCCTTTGTGCCTTGTCACTAACCTGGGAGCTGTCCCTTGGCAGTTCGCTAAATCATATAAACCTCCCCTATAacatctctctctccttcccaaaactgggagaaaattaagtcaattaaaattaaagtcaATTCCCTTGAGGGTAAAGGGGCCTTACAGAGACATCTTGATAGATTTGAATGCTGGTCAGTCGCCTAccatttaacatttaaaaagaactaATGCCAGATTCTGCACATCAGACTGCGTATTCCTGGATGTACATATAGACTGGGTACAAGTGGATGGAGCATAA is part of the Anser cygnoides isolate HZ-2024a breed goose chromosome 37, Taihu_goose_T2T_genome, whole genome shotgun sequence genome and encodes:
- the LOC136788458 gene encoding olfactory receptor 14I1-like, producing the protein MELLGSKTQSSRKENVLLTSPHVQRHQMSNRSFPDEFLLLPFADTRELQLLHFGLFLGIYLAALLGNGLILTAVACDHRLHTPMYFFLLNLALLDLGTITTTVPKAMANSLWDTTTISFFGCATQIFMFAVFVTAEFFLLTIMSYDRYIAICKPLHYGTIMTSRTCVNMAAAAWGSTFLYAVLHTANTFSLPLCQGNTLDQFFCEIPQILKLSCSDVYLQEIGLLVVSACLLFGCFIFLVLSYVQIFRAVLRIPSYHGRHKAFSTCLPHLAVVSLFISTATFAYLKSPSMSSSSLNLLLAVLYSVVPPAVNPLIYSMRNQELKDAVWKLIIECFSEPINCLSSAYHS